Proteins encoded by one window of Kribbella flavida DSM 17836:
- a CDS encoding glycosyltransferase family 2 protein gives MPLSNWPPVSVVMPVLNEERHLEEAVGRVLDQEYPGELEVVLAIGPSKDRTEQIAERLAAADSRITIVPNPTGKTPAGLNVGIAQAKHDIVVRVDGHGVLTQGYITRAVEVLEESGADNVGGVMAAEGRTAFEMAVACAYRSRLGLGASTFHQGGQAGPADTVYLGVFRRAALERVGGFDESMHRAQDWELNYRIRKTGGLIWFSPDLSVTYRPRSSLAAVAKQFFHTGQWRREVIRRHPETASKRYLAPPVAVALLALGTIVGIVGLIVGSSLLDLGFVIPLGYALAVIAGSAMEGRYLPWKALFWLPAVIATMHISWGLGFIVGLQEKPAGPALTTPGTA, from the coding sequence ATGCCGCTGTCCAACTGGCCCCCGGTCTCCGTCGTGATGCCCGTGCTGAACGAGGAACGCCACCTCGAGGAGGCGGTCGGCCGCGTTCTCGACCAGGAGTACCCCGGCGAGCTGGAGGTCGTGCTCGCGATCGGCCCGAGCAAGGACCGGACCGAGCAGATCGCCGAGCGGCTGGCCGCGGCGGACTCCCGGATCACCATCGTGCCGAACCCGACCGGCAAGACCCCGGCCGGGCTGAACGTCGGCATCGCCCAGGCCAAGCACGACATCGTGGTCCGGGTCGACGGGCACGGCGTGCTGACCCAGGGCTACATCACCCGGGCGGTCGAGGTGCTGGAGGAGAGCGGCGCGGACAACGTCGGCGGCGTGATGGCGGCCGAGGGCCGCACGGCGTTCGAGATGGCGGTCGCCTGCGCGTACCGGTCCCGGCTCGGGCTCGGCGCCTCGACCTTCCACCAGGGCGGCCAGGCCGGGCCCGCCGACACCGTCTACCTGGGCGTCTTCCGGCGCGCGGCGCTGGAGCGGGTCGGTGGCTTCGACGAGTCGATGCACCGCGCCCAGGACTGGGAGCTCAACTACCGGATCCGCAAGACCGGCGGGCTGATCTGGTTCAGCCCCGACCTGTCGGTGACCTACCGGCCGCGCTCCTCGCTGGCGGCCGTCGCCAAGCAGTTCTTCCACACCGGCCAGTGGCGCCGCGAGGTGATCCGCCGGCACCCGGAGACCGCCAGCAAGCGGTACCTGGCCCCGCCGGTCGCGGTGGCGCTGCTCGCCCTCGGCACGATCGTCGGCATCGTCGGCCTGATCGTCGGCAGCAGCCTGCTCGACCTGGGGTTCGTGATCCCGCTCGGCTACGCGCTGGCTGTGATCGCCGGCTCCGCGATGGAAGGCCGCTACCTGCCGTGGAAAGCGCTGTTCTGGCTGCCGGCCGTGATCGCGACCATGCACATCTCCTGGGGCCTCGGCTTCATCGTCGGCCTGCAGGAGAAGCCGGCCGGCCCGGCGCTCACCACGCCGGGCACGGCCTGA
- a CDS encoding YciI family protein: MKFLLLSYTPAASWDAETADTPSEEALAAFAAYQKFEAELRETGEFVTSEGLGHPAVTTTVRKTDAGVVATDGPFAELKEVLASFAVLDCVSLERATDIVTRMVEVLGEPMEIRPIMGPEFGS, from the coding sequence ATGAAGTTCCTGCTGCTGAGCTACACCCCCGCCGCGAGCTGGGACGCCGAGACCGCGGACACCCCGTCCGAGGAGGCGCTGGCCGCGTTCGCGGCGTACCAGAAGTTCGAGGCCGAGTTGCGCGAGACGGGGGAGTTCGTCACCAGCGAAGGGCTCGGGCACCCGGCGGTGACGACCACTGTCCGGAAGACCGACGCCGGGGTGGTGGCCACCGACGGGCCGTTCGCCGAGCTGAAGGAAGTCCTGGCGAGCTTCGCGGTGCTCGACTGCGTGAGCCTGGAGCGGGCGACCGACATCGTCACCCGGATGGTCGAGGTCCTGGGCGAGCCGATGGAGATCCGGCCGATCATGGGGCCGGAGTTCGGATCCTGA
- a CDS encoding trypsin-like peptidase domain-containing protein — MNLIRSVVVSTIACGAVLLAGSQAHALEAAPRAATPAAQAAAPGADYTGIAALSNCSASLVRYAESVSTDKALVLTNGHCYEGGLLNPGVVLVNRASTRSITLLRPDSSAAGTVRASRILYGTMTKTDMLVYEVTESYATLKTRLNVSPLTLAKQAPAAGAGMAVVSGYWKRIYTCSVQATLPELREAGWTWKSSIKYRQPGCETIGGTSGSPIVSTSTGEVIGVNNTGNEDGARCTMNNPCEVDAAGNITVDQGAAYGQQTWWLYTCLTASRTIDLNKTGCQLVKPARVR, encoded by the coding sequence ATGAACCTGATCCGCTCCGTCGTGGTGTCGACAATCGCGTGTGGTGCCGTGCTGCTCGCCGGCAGCCAGGCCCACGCGCTCGAGGCCGCTCCCCGAGCCGCCACGCCAGCGGCACAGGCCGCGGCGCCTGGTGCCGACTACACCGGCATCGCCGCGCTGAGCAACTGCTCCGCGTCCCTGGTCCGGTACGCCGAGTCCGTCAGCACCGACAAGGCGCTGGTGCTGACCAACGGCCACTGCTACGAGGGCGGGCTGCTGAACCCCGGCGTCGTCCTGGTCAACCGGGCGTCCACCCGGTCCATCACACTGCTCCGGCCGGACTCCAGCGCGGCCGGCACGGTCCGCGCGAGCCGGATCCTCTACGGCACGATGACCAAGACCGACATGCTCGTCTACGAGGTGACCGAGAGCTACGCCACGCTCAAGACCCGGCTGAACGTCAGCCCGCTCACGCTGGCCAAGCAGGCCCCGGCCGCCGGCGCCGGGATGGCGGTCGTGTCCGGCTACTGGAAGCGGATCTACACCTGCTCGGTCCAGGCCACCCTTCCCGAGCTGCGCGAGGCCGGCTGGACCTGGAAGAGCTCGATCAAGTACCGGCAGCCGGGCTGCGAGACGATCGGCGGCACCTCCGGCTCGCCGATCGTCAGCACCAGCACCGGTGAGGTGATCGGCGTCAACAACACCGGCAACGAGGACGGCGCGCGCTGCACGATGAACAACCCGTGCGAGGTCGATGCGGCAGGCAACATCACCGTCGACCAGGGCGCGGCGTACGGGCAGCAGACGTGGTGGCTGTACACCTGCCTGACCGCGTCCCGCACGATCGACCTGAACAAGACCGGCTGTCAGTTGGTGAAGCCCGCCCGCGTCCGCTGA
- a CDS encoding spermidine synthase, which produces MAVDSSTTGTTAPQHWNSPFGVKPRLVAASALMLFLELALIRWTGSNVVHLSYFSNFVLLGSFLGIGIGILRAGRAQRLPYYSPVMLGLLVLVIAWKPVTVNRSGDSVIYFTSLDTSGPPVWVILPIVFVAAAVVLAGPAELVGRCFTELPRLTAYRYDLIGSLSGIVLFTVLSFLGAPPVWWGLLVTAGFIALMVPGQRATAAVLSGALVATPLLAMLGVLLHESTRPENSWSPYYKVQTSSSTHENTPLLTITVNGVPHQQAIPAEKRLQWEPQYGLPYERAAQKNPENVLIIGAGSGTDVAIALRNGARHVDAVEIDPRLRDIGREQHPDRPYQDPRVTSHIDDGRAFLSRTDKKYDLILLALPDSLTLVNGASSLRLESYLFTEQAFESARDHLAPGGAFAMYNYYRETWLIDRLASTAQKAFGHKPCVDKVGDDLQQAVVTVGLTAADQSCGAEWAGASATTPPPATDNRPFLYLFTDRIPSLYLITIGLILVAGLIGVGVAGGGSSYRRMRPYADLFLLGAGFMLLETKSITGFALLFGTTWVVNAIVFAGVLVAVLAAVEVTRKFRTPPLKTMYVVLFGGLLLSWVFPDSWLLGMPVGLRAIVAVLIAFLPIFAANVIFAKRFTDTADGTAGFGANLLGALLGGCLEYAALLIGFDGLILVAALLYIGAFLLRPKSLATAGR; this is translated from the coding sequence ATGGCAGTCGATTCTTCAACCACCGGCACCACTGCGCCCCAGCACTGGAACAGCCCGTTCGGGGTGAAGCCACGACTGGTGGCCGCGAGCGCGCTGATGCTGTTCCTCGAGCTCGCGCTGATCCGCTGGACCGGCTCGAACGTGGTCCACCTGAGCTACTTCTCGAACTTCGTGCTGCTCGGGTCGTTCCTCGGCATCGGGATCGGCATCCTGCGGGCCGGCCGGGCCCAGCGGCTGCCGTACTACTCGCCGGTCATGCTCGGCCTGCTGGTACTGGTGATCGCCTGGAAGCCGGTGACCGTGAACCGGTCCGGCGACAGCGTCATCTACTTCACCAGCCTGGACACCAGCGGCCCGCCGGTCTGGGTGATCCTGCCGATCGTCTTCGTCGCGGCCGCGGTCGTGCTGGCCGGACCGGCCGAACTGGTCGGGCGCTGCTTCACCGAGCTGCCGCGGCTCACGGCGTACCGGTACGACCTGATCGGCAGTCTGTCCGGGATCGTCCTGTTCACGGTGCTGTCGTTCCTCGGGGCGCCGCCGGTCTGGTGGGGGTTGCTGGTCACCGCCGGGTTCATCGCGCTGATGGTGCCGGGGCAGCGCGCCACCGCCGCCGTGCTGAGCGGGGCCCTGGTGGCGACGCCGTTGCTGGCGATGCTCGGCGTCCTGCTGCACGAGTCGACCCGGCCGGAGAACAGCTGGTCGCCGTACTACAAGGTGCAGACGTCCTCGTCGACCCACGAGAACACGCCGCTGCTGACGATCACGGTGAACGGCGTGCCGCACCAGCAGGCGATCCCGGCCGAGAAGCGGCTGCAGTGGGAACCGCAGTACGGGCTGCCGTACGAGCGGGCGGCGCAGAAGAACCCGGAGAACGTGCTGATCATCGGCGCCGGCTCCGGCACCGACGTGGCCATTGCCCTGCGCAACGGTGCGCGGCACGTCGACGCGGTGGAGATCGACCCGCGGCTGCGCGACATCGGGCGCGAGCAGCACCCGGACCGGCCGTACCAGGATCCGCGCGTGACGTCGCACATCGACGACGGGCGGGCGTTCCTGTCCCGGACCGACAAGAAGTACGACCTGATCCTGCTCGCGCTGCCGGACTCGCTGACGCTGGTGAACGGCGCCAGCTCGCTGCGGCTGGAGAGCTACCTGTTCACCGAGCAGGCGTTCGAGAGCGCCCGCGACCACCTGGCGCCGGGCGGCGCGTTCGCGATGTACAACTACTACCGCGAGACCTGGCTGATCGACCGGCTGGCGTCGACGGCGCAAAAGGCCTTCGGGCACAAGCCGTGCGTGGACAAGGTCGGCGACGACCTGCAGCAGGCGGTCGTCACGGTCGGGCTGACCGCGGCCGACCAGTCCTGCGGCGCGGAGTGGGCCGGGGCGAGCGCGACGACGCCGCCGCCGGCCACCGACAACCGGCCGTTCCTGTACCTGTTCACCGACCGGATCCCGTCGCTGTACCTGATCACGATCGGGCTGATCCTGGTCGCCGGCCTGATCGGTGTCGGCGTCGCGGGCGGCGGTTCGTCGTACCGGCGGATGCGGCCGTACGCCGACCTGTTCCTGCTCGGCGCGGGCTTCATGCTGCTGGAGACCAAGAGCATCACCGGGTTCGCGCTGCTGTTCGGTACCACCTGGGTGGTCAACGCGATCGTCTTCGCCGGGGTGCTGGTCGCCGTGCTGGCGGCGGTCGAGGTGACTCGCAAGTTCCGCACTCCACCACTGAAGACCATGTACGTCGTGCTCTTCGGCGGCCTGCTGCTGAGCTGGGTCTTCCCCGACAGCTGGCTGCTCGGCATGCCGGTCGGGCTGCGCGCGATCGTCGCGGTGCTGATCGCGTTCCTGCCGATCTTCGCGGCCAACGTCATCTTCGCCAAACGCTTCACCGACACCGCCGACGGCACCGCCGGCTTCGGCGCCAACCTGCTCGGCGCCCTGCTCGGCGGCTGCCTCGAGTACGCCGCCCTGCTGATCGGCTTCGACGGCCTGATCCTCGTCGCCGCCCTGCTCTACATCGGCGCCTTCCTCCTCCGCCCCAAATCCCTGGCAACAGCCGGCCGGTGA
- a CDS encoding LCP family protein: MPQEKPDLRTLSEPVRFRRAVALLLMTLVLPGSAQIVAGSKRAGRYAWRVVAGLIALVLFLVLLSLVWRSGTINLIVAPATLRVVQVLLIVLAIGWAALFVDAYRLGRPLTLERNHRLAASILDGVLVVLVVGALVWGSTIVSAQRDFVASVFGSGEKSSADKGRYNVLLLGGDSGANRIGVRPDSITLASIDAETGRAVLIGLPRNMAKVPFPAGSEMAKQFPNGFEWDDCGHNCYLNGVYTWAMGHKQHFPGVQEPGLLATQQAVEGITGLKVNYYVLIDIAGFQHLLNAVGGITVDVGKRVPIGGIGAPIKGYIEPGKNQHLDGYHAMWFARSRANASDYERMTRQKCVMTAMLNQLSPQKVLTKFQGIAAAGKQVVQTNIPSGELGTFTDLALDSKKLPVSSFSPVPPLIKTGDPDFDLIRSKVAEAIGKSEALDRAAGDGDGQKTDTPSSVSPSKKPSTSPGKSGTTPSKPSSDVDDVAQVCKA, from the coding sequence ATGCCGCAGGAGAAGCCAGACCTGCGCACCCTCAGCGAGCCTGTTCGCTTCCGGCGAGCCGTGGCGCTGCTGCTGATGACGCTGGTACTGCCCGGCTCGGCGCAGATCGTCGCCGGCAGCAAGCGTGCCGGGCGCTACGCGTGGCGGGTGGTCGCCGGACTGATCGCGCTCGTGCTGTTCCTGGTCCTGCTGTCGCTGGTCTGGCGGTCGGGCACGATCAACCTGATCGTCGCGCCGGCCACGCTGCGCGTCGTGCAGGTGCTGCTGATCGTGCTGGCGATCGGGTGGGCGGCGCTGTTCGTCGACGCGTACCGGCTCGGCCGGCCCCTCACCCTGGAACGCAACCACCGGCTGGCCGCGAGCATCCTGGACGGCGTACTGGTGGTGCTGGTGGTCGGTGCGCTGGTCTGGGGCAGCACGATCGTGTCGGCGCAGCGCGACTTCGTCGCCAGCGTGTTCGGCAGCGGCGAGAAGTCCTCGGCCGACAAGGGCCGCTACAACGTGCTGCTGCTCGGCGGCGACTCCGGCGCCAACCGGATCGGCGTCCGGCCGGACAGCATCACGCTGGCCAGCATCGACGCCGAGACCGGCCGGGCCGTGCTGATCGGGCTGCCGCGGAACATGGCGAAGGTGCCGTTCCCGGCGGGCAGCGAGATGGCCAAGCAGTTCCCGAACGGGTTCGAGTGGGACGACTGCGGCCACAACTGCTACCTGAACGGCGTCTACACCTGGGCGATGGGCCACAAGCAGCACTTCCCCGGCGTGCAGGAGCCCGGTCTGCTGGCCACCCAGCAGGCGGTCGAGGGCATCACCGGGCTGAAGGTCAACTACTACGTGCTGATCGACATCGCCGGCTTCCAGCACCTGCTGAACGCGGTCGGCGGGATCACCGTCGACGTCGGCAAGCGGGTGCCGATCGGCGGCATCGGCGCACCGATCAAGGGCTACATCGAGCCAGGCAAGAACCAGCACCTGGACGGGTACCACGCGATGTGGTTCGCCCGGTCGCGGGCCAACGCCAGCGACTACGAGCGGATGACCCGGCAGAAGTGCGTGATGACCGCGATGCTGAACCAGTTGTCGCCGCAGAAGGTGCTGACCAAGTTCCAGGGCATCGCCGCGGCCGGCAAGCAGGTGGTGCAGACGAACATCCCGTCCGGCGAGCTGGGCACCTTCACCGATCTGGCCCTGGACTCGAAGAAGCTTCCGGTGTCAAGCTTCTCGCCGGTTCCACCGCTCATCAAGACCGGTGATCCCGATTTCGACCTGATCCGCAGCAAGGTGGCCGAGGCGATCGGCAAGTCCGAGGCGCTGGACCGGGCGGCGGGGGACGGGGACGGTCAGAAGACGGACACACCGAGTAGCGTGTCACCCAGCAAGAAGCCGAGCACCAGCCCGGGCAAGTCCGGGACGACCCCGTCCAAGCCATCATCCGACGTCGACGACGTCGCACAAGTCTGTAAGGCCTGA